A window from Carassius gibelio isolate Cgi1373 ecotype wild population from Czech Republic chromosome B3, carGib1.2-hapl.c, whole genome shotgun sequence encodes these proteins:
- the LOC127953429 gene encoding zinc finger protein 239 — protein sequence MMFVKEEREEDKSEPETWIIKQEEPETWRIKHEESETWRIKQEEQGELNEDNGENEELSEDKERNHVKRREKPLRSSQTKQKELKKRRAKKSFSCTQCGKSFTRKLSVDVHMRVHTGEKPFTCDQCGKSFKQLFSLKRHVHIHTREKLYSCDQCGKRYFRASDLKIHLRAHVKKEQHSCHLCGKSFSCLKSLKVHQKTHTGVREYKCFECEKTFITTGNLKRHQRIHSGEKPHKCSHCDKRFNQSSHLKKHERIHTGEKPYH from the exons atgatgtttgttaaagaggagagagaagaggacaagagtgaaccagaaacctggataataaaacaagaggaaccagaaacctggagaataaaacacgaggaatcAGAAACCTGGAGgataaaacaagaggaacaaggag agttAAATGAAGATAATGGGGAGAATGAAGAATTGAGTGAAGATAAGGAGAGAAATCATGTCAAACGTAGAGAAAAACCCTTGAGGTCTtctcaaaccaaacagaaagaATTAAAGAAAAGAAGAGCCAAGAAATCTTTTagctgcactcagtgtggaaagagtttcacacgcAAACTAAGTGTTGAtgttcacatgagagttcatactggggagaaaccattcacttgtgatcagtgtgggaagagtttcaaaCAATTGTTCAGCTTAAAGAGACATGTGCACATCCACACTAGAGAGAAACTGTactcatgtgatcagtgcggcaAAAGATATTTCAGAGCTTCAGACCTGAAGATACACCTGAGAGCTCATGTAAAGAAGGAGCAACATTCATGTCATTTGTGCGGCAAgagtttttcatgtttaaaaagtttgaaagtacatcagaaaacacacactggtgtgagagagtacaagtgttttgagtgtgaaaagacttttattACAACGGGCAATTTGAAACGGCACCAGAGGATCCACTCTGGAGAGAAACCtcacaagtgttcacactgtgacaagagattcaatcagTCATCacatctgaaaaaacatgagaggattcacactggagagaaaccgtatcactgA
- the LOC127953422 gene encoding zinc finger protein 239-like, whose translation MRDLESCRIKHTEDTEQQTELIEENEENEELSESEGENQAITIGKPLSWSQTKQKDLIKRTAKKSFPCTECGRTLKRKHSLERHMRVHTGEKPFICDQCGKSYKQSSNLKEHMNIHTGEKPYKCSHCGKRFIRSGDLRTHERIHTRDKLYTCDQCSKTFLIASYLRKHLRVHTKEKPHSCCLCGKSFSSLQSLRAHRKTHTGEREYKCFECEKTFILASSLKQHKRIHTGEKPYKCSHCGKRFSDSSSLKTHERIHTGEKPYHCTACGKRFGHSSALHRHTKNIHSEKQ comes from the exons ATGAGAGATCTAGAATCCTGCAgaatcaaacacactgaagataCTGAACAACAAACAG agttgaTCGAAGAAAATGAAGAGAATGAAGAATTGAGTGAATCTGAGGGGGAAAATCAGGCTATAACTATAGGAAAACCTTTGAGTTGGTCTCAGACCAAACAGAAAGACTTAATTAAAAGAACAGCAAAGAAATCTTTCCCATGCACTGAGTGTGGAAGGACTTTGAAAAGAAAGCATAGTCTTGAGcgtcacatgagagttcataccggagagaaaccattcatttgtgatcagtgcgggaagagttacAAACAGTCATCAAATCTTAAGgaacacatgaacatccacactggagagaaaccatacaagtgttcacactgtggcaAGAGATTCATTCGGTCAGGAGACCTAagaacacatgagaggattcacactagAGACAAACTGTACACATGTGATCAATGCAGCAAAACATTTTTGATTGCTTCATACCTGAGAAAACACCTGAGAGTTCATACAAAGGAGAAGCCACATTCATGTtgtttgtgtggaaagagtttttcaagTTTACAAAGTTTGAGAGCACATCGGAAAACACACACTGGTGAGAGAGAGTACAAGTGTtttgagtgtgaaaagacttttattttagcAAGCAGTTTAAAACAGCAcaagaggattcacactggagagaaaccttacaagtgttcacactgtggcaagagattcagtgattcatcaagtctgaaaacacatgagaggatccacactggagagaaaccgtatcactgcactGCATGTGGGAAGCGTTTCGGACATTCATCTGCTCTACACAGACATACAAAAAACATTCACAGTGAGAAACAGTAA